The segment CTTCGTTGGGTTGCTGAGGCGCGAGATGggcctccttctttttcagAGGTTTGCCGGTCTTGTTCTTTCTTGAGGGGGGTGCGAAGAAATCTTTGTAGTAGACTCCGTTGGCGTTGAAACCGTCAGcctcatcgtcttcgtcttcgtctgcCATGGCTTCGTCATCACTGGCGCCCTCTGGCGCATCAAGTGCCATGTCTCCGAACGTGgggccatcgtcatcatcagaTTCCTCATCGTCGATGGGCTCGTTGCCGTGCTTCTTTGATGACTTGGCATCGGAgtttgacgaggccatgggATCCGCGGTCCAATCTATGTCTTCATCGTCGCTGGCGTGGTCTGTGTTTGGGTCTCCTCTGGCATCTTGGTCCTCAAACCACTGGGTCTGCTTGTTGAAGTCGTCGATAGAGAAGAAGCCGTCATTGAGACCATTGGGGTCCTCGACATATTCCtcagcctcgtcctcgtcgtcttcttcatcttctgacctgacctcttcctctttgTCATCTCCGTCGCTCTCCAGTCCATCTTCAATTCCTGCATCCAGatcctcatcttcgtcttcttcagcttcatcctcttcttcatcctcttcatccaCGCCACCCACCCCATCCTCGCCCTCATCAGAATCAGAATCAACCTCAAACCCATCTTCACCAAACGTCAAACTCTTAATCTCgccctcttcatcctcaGAATCAACCCCCAGCGCAACAACCTCCTCATTTTCCTCCAGCTCATCCACCACGCCCTCTGAAAACTTCAACACGCCTCCAATAATTTTCTTCGCCTGCTGCCACACCTGGCCCGTCTCAAAACCATCTACATAAACTCTTCTCAGTTTCAAGACATCGGCAACCTTTTCCCctcctctcttcctctttctGCTCTCTCTCAACCGCTCCTGCTGCGCATCGCCAACCTGAGCGGCAAATGCTTCCAGGGTATCTTTGACAATGCTGAGCGAGTCGCTTGGGAGAGAGGCACTCGGCTCGAGGAAAACGTGTCGATTCTCGGGTTGCAAGTTGGCCAGGAAAGAGGCCATGTCCACGGCCGGATGGGAGTTGGCGGCCGATGCgggcgccatgatgggctgACCGGTGAGCGTGTGTGACGTCGACGTGAGAGTCGGCGAAGTGGCTGCAGCCATGCTCGGGGGGGAGAAGCCCGTGATGTGGTTGCCGGAACGTGAATATGTTCCTTGGTGCGGTGCCGATAGAAATCTAGTATATCTAAATGGCTAAATCTCAAAGTTGCAAATGCTGCGACTTATTCTGCCATCTGGGAAAAATTTTGGCTCACCGCCCGCAATCTGGGAGCCCCGCAGGAGCTAGCTACTTGGGTCGCGCCGACATGAGTTTGTTCTTGAGACCCGTTCAATTGGTGCCCAGTCTCCAGTCATGTCATATTGATACCAAGACATTTCAAACAACActgcctacttaagtaggtattGATCGTATATATAATGTATTTCGTTAATCCGGGTGCACAAATCAATAAGCGGAAAATTCTAATGCGAATCAAGTTCGAGTAGATACAATGAAACGCCATTTAAAAAACAATGCTGCAAACTCCATTTAACTTATGCAAGCCAATATCCTGAACCAGCCAGGTCTTTCCAGACCATGGTTTATTAGTTGGCCAGTAACCTATCAACCAGTGCTGCTAGTTTAAATGCCAACGTAGTTATTTCTTTGTCTATGAGGATGCCTATCTCGTAGTGGCATAAGAGCTGGGTCTCCCATGCGCAGAGCATTGCCtgtattgtacggagtatttttttttgtaaattttactattaaatatcataatttaaaaaatacAATATAATACAGAATATAACACAAATTGCATTTATATTTACTATATTAGGCAATGCTCTGCCCATGCGCCAGAAAACTCCACATGCAAGCAACTATTCGACCATGTGTAAAAAACAATACCTTCTACGTCTTATTGACCTCTTCGACCCCCTGTACTCATGAGTGTGattttctgcttcttcttcttcttcttgccgcccccgcctccgcctccgccttcACCAATAGGAGCTGCGGTACTTGCATCGCCAGCCTTGACGCCTTCCATAGCCTCAATTGCTTCAATCTGCATTGCGAGCTCAGCCGTGCCTAAAAAGTCTTCATCTTTGAGCCACCCATCGTCCACAGCAGGCATGGTAGGCTGCAAATCGGGAGACACTGGCACCACCCGCGTACCCCAGACAGTCCGTTGTGTTGATGGGCTGGTCGACATGGAAGCCAGGGTCTCAAACCCTGGTCGTGGAtctggtggtgttgtgcCAGATTGGCTGGTCAGTGGCTGGAACTCAGACATATCCAAAGCGGGAGAATTATCTTCTTCTACAGGTTCCAGTGCTGTGTGCCTGCGAGCAGAGGCTCCGAGCGCGCCACGGAGAGCCGCCGCTTCGAGACGTTCAGACTGCAGTCTCTCGCGCTCTTCTTGAGCAGCCTTCTCCCGattcctcttccttctcttctcaATATCACCGGAAAATGACTGCAAGATCTCGGCGGACACAATGTCTGTCCAGTCACACTCCAAGAAGCTTATGATGCAGCCCTGCGGGAGATGTGCCAGATACTTTGTCCGCTTTCGGAGTACCTCGTCCACCACATGCCCTGTAGAGATGTGCTCAACGCGGGGGAGTAATGTTGACGGGAAAGCAGCAAACGACCCATATTTCGCTTTCAAGATCCTAATATCGAGCGGTGACAAATACAAATGCGGCGGAGCGCTGTAGAAATAGAAATCAGCATGTGAGGATGGCTTCGCTGATGACGAGTTTGAACCGGAATGTGAGCCGCTGCTGTTTAATGCTTTCAAAGCATCCGTCCTTTCTTTTGCTGCTTGGACAGCTTTGATGGCCTTCTGAGTCCACTCTGAGTCCGCTCCAAA is part of the Metarhizium brunneum chromosome 4, complete sequence genome and harbors:
- the mpp10 gene encoding U3 small nucleolar ribonucleoprotein mpp10 produces the protein MAPASAANSHPAVDMASFLANLQPENRHVFLEPSASLPSDSLSIVKDTLEAFAAQVGDAQQERLRESRKRKRGGEKVADVLKLRRVYVDGFETGQVWQQAKKIIGGVLKFSEGVVDELEENEEVVALGVDSEDEEGEIKSLTFGEDGFEVDSDSDEGEDGVGGVDEEDEEEDEAEEDEDEDLDAGIEDGLESDGDDKEEEVRSEDEEDDEDEAEEYVEDPNGLNDGFFSIDDFNKQTQWFEDQDARGDPNTDHASDDEDIDWTADPMASSNSDAKSSKKHGNEPIDDEESDDDDGPTFGDMALDAPEGASDDEAMADEDEDDEADGFNANGVYYKDFFAPPSRKNKTGKPLKKKEAHLAPQQPNEEDMERAMANVKRDLFDDESENEDSDDALSDVSAGDPKSRRSTHERRQAKLAEEIRKLEAASIAKREWTLSGEAAAADRPMNSLLEEDVDFEHVGKPVPVITPEISESIEDLIKRRILSQEFDEVLRRRPDTDGLPAHTRRGLVELDDSKPNKSLAEVYEEEHIKNTNPDTYVSKSDEKLQKEEKEIEAMWKDVSARLDALSSWHYKPKPAAPQLSVVSDVATVAMEDAQPTTAQGVAGESSRMAPQEIYKAGADKASVAKGEVVTKAGLPVARQEMSREDRARRRRRHKERVRKAGGADAQSDKKLGTRAKMQRDTVAELKKGGVKVINRRGEITDVDGNKAKPKKAVTSGSFKL